In a genomic window of Gavia stellata isolate bGavSte3 chromosome 30, bGavSte3.hap2, whole genome shotgun sequence:
- the TCP11 gene encoding T-complex protein 11 homolog has protein sequence MPKPRPGDEQPPREDGGPRGEEQPAPASPPHALSVNELQQITDDISKLTIVHEIVLNGDFKLQAASSSPNSLENRVKETLHKAFWDSLEEQLSASPPDYTRAIQLLQEIKEALLSLLLPRHNQLRSQIEEALDMELIRQEAEHGALDIHGLTMYVLGTMARLCAPTRDEEVRGLQSLTDPAQLLREIFRVLDLMKMDMLNFTIQSLRTHLQDQTIQYERKKFQELLDKLPSSLDRTREWLCKAAAEVSASSSQLPPHPAAHSLGAVSSSTTVPSLRSVLNRGYMNLLCWEPGQKEYPETLFMDQARLQEVQAQVNQLTIIAAVLLVTSGMCGSTLCGSPGFVARLKRVTKVLLEGLSCTRYEEALEDISHQVLQEVSRTLSQLGYPAFTADKRASLKGQIKNIADKGNAVRHVIEQRIHSFLSLFIFPDGQNSQKDFPKGLDPIQEELLEVGHRFGSVIHHNRQVFGPYYSGILKKALLPDAEPDSDAGMDSF, from the exons ATGCCCAAGCCCCGGCCCGGCGACGAGCAGCCCCCGCGGGAGGACGGCGGGCCCCGCGGCGAGGAGCAGCCGGCCCCCG CCAGCCCCCCCCACGCTCTCTCCGTGAACGAGCTGCAGCAAATAACTGATGACATTTCCAAACTGACTATTGTGCACGAAATTGTACTCAACGGTGACTTCAAACTGCAAGCGGCCAGCTCCTCCCCAAACAG CCTGGAAAACAGAGTGAAGGAGACATTGCACAAAGCCTTCTGGGACAGCCTGGAGGAACAGCTCTCTGCTAGTCCCCCAGACTACACTCGGGCaatccagctgctgcaggagataAAAGAG GCCCTGCTATCATTGCTGCTGCCACGGCACAACCAGCTGCGAAGCCAGATTGAAGAGGCCCTGGACATGGAGTTGATTAGACAGGAGGCTGAGCATGGGGCTCTGGATATCCACGGTCTCACCATGTACGTCCTTGGCACAATGGCGAGGCTGTGCGCGCCCACTCGAGATGAGGAAGTACGAGGGTTGCAAAGCCTCACAGACCCAGCTCAACTTCTCAG GGAGATTTTCCGGGTGTTGGACCTGATGAAAATGGATATGCTGAATTTTACCATCCAGAGCCTCCGCACCCACTTGCAAGACCAAACCATCCAGTATGAACGGAAGAAATTCCAGGAACTCTTGGATAAGTTGCCTA GTAGCCTGGATCGCACAAGAGAGTGGctgtgcaaagcagcagcagaagtatcTGCGTCCTCTTCGCAGCTGCCACCCCACCCTGCTGCACACTCGCTGGGGGCTGTCAGCAGTAGCACAACTGTGCCAAGTCTCAGGTCCGTGCTAAATCGAGGATACATGAATCTGCTCTGCTGGGAGCCTGGGCAAAAGGAATACCCTGAG ACACTGTTTATGGATCAGGCCCGACTGCAGGAAGTACAAGCGCAGGTGAATCAGCTTACCATCATAGCTGCAGTCCTGCTAGTGACCAGTGGCATGTGTGGAAGCACCTTATGTGGCTCACCTGGGTTTGTAGCTAGGCTGAAACGGGTAACAAAGGTCCTCTTGGAAGGGCTGTCTTGTACCAG GTATGAAGAAGCTTTAGAAGACATCAGCCACCAAGTGCTCCAGGAAGTCAGCAGGACTCTCTCACAGCTGGGTTACCCTGCTTTTACTGCTGACAAACGTGCTTCCCTGAAAGGCCAGATAAAAAACATCGCAGACAAGGGCAACGCAGTCCGGCACGTCATCG AGCAGCGGATTCATTCCTTCCTCAGCCTCTTCATTTTCCCTGATGGACAGAATTCTCAGAAAGATTTCCCAAAGGGCCTTGATCCCATTCaggaagagctgctggaagtTGGGCACAGGTTTGGAAGCGTGATCCACCACAACAGGCAGGTGTTTGGACCTTACTACTCAGGAATTCTCAAGAAGGCGCTTCTCCCAGACGCAGAACCAGACTCAGACGCAGGGATGGATTCTTTCTGA